In the Variovorax sp. S12S4 genome, one interval contains:
- a CDS encoding DUF6484 domain-containing protein, with product MEDHTDLQSARSLLHSVAAWSKLSGQGVAVAAFAGFDAEGRFLVTLGEGMAPVQALSTVGLALGDAGAAVVVAFEKGEVRHPVIVGRVQPLHVAAPPVAIAAQMDASVDGERVVLQARERIELRCGDASIVLTRAGKVLINGNYVLSRSRGANRVKGAYVGIN from the coding sequence GTGGAAGACCACACCGATCTCCAGAGCGCGCGCAGCCTGCTGCACAGCGTGGCCGCCTGGTCGAAGCTGTCGGGCCAGGGCGTGGCGGTGGCCGCCTTTGCCGGCTTCGATGCCGAGGGGCGCTTTCTTGTCACGCTGGGCGAGGGCATGGCGCCGGTGCAGGCGCTCTCGACTGTCGGCCTTGCGCTCGGCGATGCCGGCGCGGCCGTCGTCGTCGCCTTCGAGAAGGGCGAGGTGCGGCACCCGGTCATCGTCGGGCGCGTACAGCCGCTGCATGTCGCGGCACCGCCAGTGGCCATTGCGGCGCAGATGGACGCCAGCGTCGACGGCGAGCGCGTGGTGCTGCAGGCGCGCGAGCGCATCGAGCTGCGCTGCGGCGACGCCAGCATCGTGCTCACGCGCGCGGGCAAGGTGCTGATCAACGGCAACTACGTGCTCTCGCGCTCGCGCGGCGCCAACCGCGTGAAGGGTGCCTACGTGGGCATCAACTGA
- a CDS encoding pentapeptide repeat-containing protein encodes MKVSAELLSLGAGLGEAFEGQDFSGGHYAKTFLGGGIFTQCRWGGADLREADVREAVFDQCDMGGALFAGANLRHAVFNRCKLDHADFRSANLHSTTFNECDLTHAQFGEASMTMARFHACALDHAGMQGANLESAVFSQSKLIDVNADHSHWMHTVVTGCDLSLMTWVGAPMTRVVFSKLSLQNMRFDGGNYESCQFADANLSGSSFAGAKLRQCNFQGSTLNGCDFSNAQAPQAIFCATKGEGARFTKAQLGQALFTEAALPGAHFGAAQLHQCHFAQAKLARAVFAGADCTYADFRHADLQGADLRDAELFRAVFHRAQLQDVQATDRSRALGTDSDLARAEQWAAA; translated from the coding sequence ATGAAGGTAAGCGCCGAACTCCTTTCGCTGGGCGCCGGCCTTGGCGAGGCCTTCGAGGGGCAGGACTTCAGCGGCGGCCACTACGCCAAGACCTTCCTGGGCGGCGGCATCTTCACGCAGTGCCGCTGGGGCGGCGCCGACCTGCGCGAGGCCGATGTGCGGGAGGCAGTTTTCGACCAGTGCGACATGGGCGGTGCGCTGTTCGCAGGCGCCAACCTGCGCCATGCGGTGTTCAACCGCTGCAAGCTCGACCACGCGGACTTTCGCAGTGCCAATCTGCACTCCACCACCTTCAACGAATGCGACCTCACGCATGCGCAGTTCGGCGAGGCATCGATGACCATGGCGAGGTTTCATGCTTGCGCGCTCGACCATGCCGGCATGCAAGGCGCGAACCTCGAGTCCGCGGTTTTCTCGCAATCGAAGCTGATCGACGTCAACGCCGACCACTCCCATTGGATGCACACGGTGGTGACCGGCTGCGACCTCAGCCTGATGACCTGGGTGGGCGCGCCGATGACTCGCGTGGTGTTCTCGAAATTGAGCCTGCAGAACATGCGCTTCGACGGCGGCAACTACGAGTCATGCCAGTTTGCCGACGCAAACCTGAGCGGTAGCAGTTTTGCAGGTGCGAAGCTGCGGCAATGCAACTTCCAGGGCAGCACCTTGAACGGCTGCGACTTCAGCAACGCGCAGGCGCCGCAAGCCATCTTCTGCGCCACCAAGGGCGAGGGGGCGCGCTTCACCAAGGCGCAGTTGGGCCAGGCACTTTTTACCGAGGCTGCGCTGCCGGGTGCCCACTTCGGCGCCGCGCAGCTGCACCAGTGCCACTTTGCGCAGGCCAAGCTGGCGCGTGCGGTGTTCGCAGGCGCCGATTGCACCTATGCCGATTTCCGGCATGCCGACCTGCAAGGCGCCGACCTGCGCGATGCCGAGTTGTTCCGCGCCGTCTTTCATCGCGCGCAGCTGCAAGACGTGCAAGCCACCGACAGAAGTCGCGCGCTCGGCACCGACTCCGACCTGGCACGCGCCGAGCAGTGGGCAGCCGCCTGA
- a CDS encoding DUF3540 domain-containing protein translates to MTATVTERRTKAPHKPNKQAGAPVPAQAGWHRATVLSEPGSVQGLRLRLNGEGVQEISARQAFSCLVAVQAGDIVAGLLDEQRQCWVMAVLERNGAQDVVLQSQGKLELSAPTISANAREVLHMAAPQVRLSCEQADAVGERLNLVGGTVKAIGAALSTLFDRVHHHSKQYMRSTDGLDRTQAGHMELQARQLLQIHGEHTLVEGEQLVKARGAQIHFG, encoded by the coding sequence ATGACCGCCACTGTTACCGAACGCCGCACCAAGGCACCTCACAAGCCGAACAAGCAAGCCGGCGCGCCTGTGCCTGCGCAAGCCGGATGGCATCGAGCCACCGTGCTTTCAGAGCCCGGGTCCGTGCAGGGGCTGCGCCTGCGCCTGAATGGAGAGGGCGTGCAGGAGATCAGCGCCCGCCAGGCTTTCAGCTGCCTGGTGGCTGTGCAGGCGGGCGACATCGTCGCGGGGCTGCTGGATGAACAGCGGCAATGCTGGGTGATGGCGGTGCTCGAGCGCAACGGCGCGCAGGACGTGGTGCTGCAAAGCCAGGGCAAGCTCGAACTGAGCGCGCCCACCATCAGCGCCAACGCACGGGAAGTGCTGCACATGGCCGCGCCGCAGGTGCGCCTGAGTTGCGAGCAAGCCGACGCAGTGGGCGAGCGCCTGAACCTGGTGGGCGGCACGGTCAAGGCAATTGGGGCCGCGCTGTCGACGCTGTTCGACCGCGTGCACCACCACAGCAAGCAATACATGCGCAGCACCGACGGCCTGGACCGCACCCAGGCCGGGCACATGGAGTTGCAGGCGCGCCAGCTGTTGCAGATCCACGGCGAGCACACGCTCGTCGAGGGCGAGCAACTGGTCAAGGCGCGAGGCGCGCAGATCCACTTCGGGTAG
- a CDS encoding type VI secretion system Vgr family protein codes for MADHTFSIQGDSPIVDKLMFWRIVGHEVLARPSAYELTVLTDNESIEPADVLGRAFDVAIEFEDADGGTHKRHCQGHAVRFTRAGRSGRFIEYRISLRSWFWLLSKRVNARILQNKPVLDVIDAVLDDSPVGSLKKIKSAGVVGPHAPHGYCVQYRESDYQFLSRLLEEEGIYYWFDAHDAPGTLHLSDTSTLAHEKLPAADTLHHVERDASEARANEITRWISSRQFESGKFASRDRDFKVISKQLFADKGDPDTHELSDLEVFEFPGGYASGDDTDNLAQLRLDELIARRQRHWALTGWPDVTAGRSFAFKGDPEGKHDGDYLIAACTFVASHPGYEGADVAENPRPIDAVLHDALVDDPVNTGLRELVGDLIAETPALRGGQRASSSFLLTVVPLNTPWRPPRLTPRVTMPGPQSAIVTGRSGEQIWTEEHGRVKVQFHWDRYGKNDENSSCWVRVSHPWAGKGWGAVSIPRIGQEVVVDFLDGDPDQPIIVGRFYNGESMAPFGLPAGAVVSGIKSNTHKGKGYNELSMDDTAGKEKVTIHGQYDMNTTVEHDQTTTVHNNRTDAVDVDDSETVGSNQTQSIGANQTISVGANREESVGGTETITIGGHRTETVNGGETVTINGGRSHTVNGVQTTTISVAEMHTVGAGRMHSVGAGEAINVGGVQAVTVGGAQIVSVGGLQKVSVGALQSITVGGPHKLSAAVISETSKGPIKIKAGAICMVEAPTIMLKAGGSKIVMNASGITIKGAKITIKADGTASFKAGGSIKIKGSNLGED; via the coding sequence ATGGCCGATCACACGTTCAGCATCCAGGGCGACTCGCCCATCGTCGACAAGCTCATGTTCTGGCGCATCGTGGGCCATGAGGTGCTGGCGCGCCCGTCGGCCTATGAACTCACCGTGCTGACCGACAACGAAAGCATCGAGCCCGCGGACGTGCTGGGCCGCGCTTTCGATGTGGCGATCGAGTTCGAAGATGCCGACGGCGGCACGCACAAGCGGCATTGTCAGGGGCACGCCGTGCGCTTCACGCGCGCCGGGCGCAGCGGGCGTTTCATCGAATACCGCATCAGCCTGCGCTCGTGGTTCTGGCTGCTGAGCAAGCGCGTCAATGCGCGCATCCTGCAGAACAAGCCGGTGCTGGATGTGATCGACGCCGTGCTGGACGACAGCCCGGTCGGGAGCCTGAAGAAGATCAAGTCGGCCGGCGTGGTCGGCCCCCATGCGCCCCATGGCTACTGCGTGCAATACCGCGAGAGCGACTACCAGTTCCTGTCGCGCCTGCTGGAAGAAGAGGGCATCTATTACTGGTTCGACGCGCATGACGCCCCCGGCACGCTGCACCTGTCGGACACCAGCACGCTGGCCCACGAGAAGCTTCCCGCCGCCGACACGCTGCACCACGTGGAGCGCGACGCATCGGAAGCGCGTGCCAACGAGATCACGCGCTGGATCAGCTCGCGGCAGTTCGAATCGGGCAAGTTTGCATCGCGCGACCGGGACTTCAAGGTCATCAGCAAGCAGCTGTTTGCGGACAAGGGCGACCCCGACACGCACGAGCTGTCGGACCTGGAGGTGTTCGAGTTTCCGGGCGGCTATGCCTCGGGCGACGACACCGACAACCTGGCGCAATTGCGGCTGGACGAGCTCATCGCCCGTCGGCAGCGCCACTGGGCACTGACCGGCTGGCCGGACGTGACCGCCGGGCGCAGCTTTGCGTTCAAGGGCGACCCCGAGGGCAAGCACGACGGCGACTACCTGATTGCGGCCTGCACCTTCGTTGCCAGCCACCCGGGCTACGAAGGCGCCGATGTTGCCGAGAACCCGCGCCCCATAGACGCCGTGCTGCACGACGCGCTGGTCGACGACCCCGTCAACACCGGGCTGCGCGAACTGGTGGGCGACCTGATTGCAGAGACGCCGGCACTGCGCGGCGGCCAGCGCGCGAGCAGCAGCTTTTTGCTGACGGTGGTTCCGCTGAACACCCCGTGGCGGCCGCCGCGCCTCACACCGCGCGTCACCATGCCCGGGCCCCAGAGCGCCATTGTCACGGGCCGCAGCGGCGAGCAGATATGGACCGAGGAGCACGGCCGCGTGAAGGTGCAGTTTCACTGGGATCGCTACGGCAAGAACGACGAGAACAGCTCATGCTGGGTGCGCGTGTCGCACCCTTGGGCCGGCAAGGGCTGGGGTGCGGTCAGCATTCCGCGCATCGGGCAGGAAGTGGTGGTCGACTTTCTGGACGGCGACCCCGACCAGCCCATCATCGTCGGGCGCTTCTACAACGGCGAATCGATGGCGCCCTTCGGCCTTCCGGCCGGCGCCGTGGTGAGCGGCATCAAGTCGAACACGCACAAGGGCAAGGGCTACAACGAGCTGTCGATGGACGACACCGCGGGCAAGGAGAAGGTGACCATCCACGGCCAGTACGACATGAACACCACGGTGGAGCACGACCAGACCACCACCGTGCACAACAACCGCACCGACGCGGTGGATGTCGACGACTCGGAAACCGTGGGCAGCAACCAGACCCAGAGCATCGGGGCCAACCAGACGATTTCAGTCGGCGCGAACCGCGAAGAGTCGGTGGGTGGCACCGAAACCATCACCATCGGCGGCCACCGGACCGAAACCGTGAACGGCGGCGAGACCGTGACCATCAACGGCGGGCGCAGCCATACCGTGAACGGCGTGCAGACCACCACCATTTCGGTGGCCGAGATGCATACGGTAGGGGCGGGGCGCATGCACAGCGTGGGCGCGGGCGAGGCCATCAACGTGGGTGGTGTGCAGGCCGTGACAGTGGGCGGAGCGCAGATCGTGAGCGTGGGCGGCCTGCAAAAGGTGAGCGTGGGTGCGCTGCAGTCCATCACCGTGGGTGGGCCGCACAAGCTCTCGGCCGCGGTGATCTCCGAGACATCGAAGGGGCCGATCAAGATCAAGGCCGGCGCCATCTGCATGGTCGAGGCGCCCACCATCATGCTCAAGGCGGGCGGCAGCAAGATCGTCATGAACGCCAGCGGCATCACCATCAAGGGCGCCAAGATCACCATCAAGGCCGACGGCACAGCATCGTTCAAGGCCGGGGGCTCGATCAAGATCAAGGGCTCCAACCTGGGGGAGGACTGA
- a CDS encoding DUF4150 domain-containing protein yields MFANCQMMGTDMGFPDVCLTPTPAGPVPIPYPNIAMGPMAIPNCPTILFMCMPAHNLGTTIPMTNGDNSGVNMGVASGTVMGPSRHVTGAFTVLLNGMPATRMTSVSLQNSTNCPGVRLVPSQALVLLLAP; encoded by the coding sequence ATGTTCGCCAACTGCCAGATGATGGGCACCGACATGGGCTTTCCCGACGTGTGCCTCACGCCCACGCCCGCGGGGCCGGTGCCCATTCCGTACCCCAACATTGCCATGGGGCCGATGGCCATTCCGAACTGCCCGACGATTCTTTTCATGTGCATGCCCGCGCACAACCTGGGAACCACCATTCCCATGACCAACGGCGACAACTCGGGCGTGAACATGGGCGTGGCCTCGGGCACGGTCATGGGGCCGTCGCGGCACGTGACCGGCGCGTTCACCGTGTTGCTCAACGGCATGCCGGCCACGCGCATGACCAGCGTGTCGCTGCAAAACAGCACCAACTGCCCCGGAGTGCGGCTCGTGCCGAGCCAGGCGCTGGTGCTTCTGCTGGCGCCCTAG
- a CDS encoding DUF2169 family type VI secretion system accessory protein — protein sequence MQILKPHVAALSFRPIEYRSKAGLCVSTMLFAPMSPDDGGLLREQSMWDCITKLMALPLVDEGIAKLTPEYLVVGRVHAGEAGSRGAVARVRLGSAGKAVMAFSPRYWDGARVVQSEVYQPVALDWANAYGGPAVADNPLGMGAATVGGVHWLPPLELAGSRITAPGDVVQPAGFGALDMMHPQRAALRGTYDENYLKQHAPGFPPDVDWRHFNMAPRDQWLEAPLRGDEAFTLENLHPTKPLLQGHLPGLRARVFANYRLPPEQVAPGGESHKFKEVPMRLTTVWFFPEVERMLLIWHGLAEVAEYDGSDIDHLMTAVERLGQPRGGAHYADVLARRTDPVQGGIESLNDADLVPEDIDTIDPGFEKTAEIYKMDGLQADAQFRRAEIDVALAREKAVAFGKDPDALGLKPPVREKPPTLAELPAYIKASQKEAEVQQIAAAEDMLAQLEKLLALGGEERKRMAELAHRGPPLYTAEKHLAELKAQFGKLPMPEPQLLEKLRDRQGAERLGYLQSAHMQPPAFALQGEEGARRRQEVQWLAEQGHRTLPWIDLTGVDLSGLDLHGFDFSGAWLESANLRKANISGCKFAGAVLAHADMQGCMAIGADFTGANLGRAQLAGAVFDRSNLGGAMLMRTPLAGTQMRRTNLAGANLLETEWGVADWSGAQLAGNVFYKLALQGLDLREADLSGANFIECDLRGVDLSGALLQSTTFVTCQLQGARMVAARAKGAVFVKNTVLDGLDASGADLSNANLGECSAIGLRAPKALLDGANLGMADLQGADLRLASAKGALFRKTRFSRARLAGANFHDAVFSYANLIGADLRRANLFGTDLTRVALSGDTQFDGALLTRSRTWPRLNAEQQALAAARDAASRSAGSSTGDTA from the coding sequence ATGCAGATACTCAAGCCCCATGTCGCCGCACTGAGCTTCCGGCCGATCGAGTACCGGTCCAAGGCCGGCCTGTGCGTCAGCACGATGCTGTTCGCACCAATGTCGCCGGACGACGGCGGCCTGCTGCGCGAGCAGTCGATGTGGGACTGCATCACCAAGCTGATGGCGCTGCCCCTGGTCGACGAAGGCATTGCCAAGCTCACGCCCGAATACCTGGTGGTCGGCCGCGTGCATGCGGGCGAGGCCGGTTCGCGCGGCGCCGTGGCGCGTGTGCGGCTAGGTAGTGCAGGAAAGGCCGTGATGGCCTTCTCGCCGCGTTACTGGGACGGCGCGCGCGTGGTGCAGTCGGAGGTCTACCAGCCGGTGGCGCTGGACTGGGCCAATGCGTACGGCGGCCCTGCGGTGGCCGACAACCCGCTGGGCATGGGCGCCGCAACGGTCGGCGGCGTGCATTGGCTGCCGCCGCTGGAGCTGGCCGGTTCGCGCATCACCGCACCGGGCGACGTGGTGCAGCCCGCGGGATTCGGTGCGCTCGACATGATGCATCCGCAGCGCGCCGCATTGCGCGGCACCTACGACGAGAACTACCTCAAGCAGCATGCGCCGGGTTTCCCTCCTGACGTGGACTGGCGGCACTTCAACATGGCGCCACGGGACCAGTGGCTGGAAGCCCCGCTGCGAGGCGACGAGGCTTTTACGCTCGAGAACCTGCACCCGACCAAGCCGCTGCTGCAGGGCCACCTGCCGGGCCTGCGGGCGCGCGTGTTCGCCAACTACCGGCTGCCGCCCGAGCAGGTGGCGCCAGGCGGGGAGTCGCACAAGTTCAAGGAAGTGCCGATGCGGCTCACCACCGTGTGGTTCTTTCCTGAAGTGGAGCGCATGCTGCTGATCTGGCATGGCCTGGCCGAAGTGGCGGAGTACGACGGCAGCGACATCGATCATTTGATGACTGCCGTCGAGCGTCTGGGCCAGCCGCGCGGCGGCGCCCACTATGCCGACGTGCTGGCCCGCCGCACAGACCCGGTGCAAGGCGGCATCGAAAGCCTGAACGATGCCGACCTGGTGCCGGAGGACATCGACACCATCGACCCCGGGTTCGAGAAGACCGCCGAGATCTACAAAATGGACGGCCTCCAGGCCGATGCGCAGTTCCGGCGCGCGGAGATCGACGTGGCCCTTGCGCGCGAGAAGGCCGTCGCCTTCGGCAAAGACCCGGATGCGCTGGGCCTGAAGCCGCCGGTGCGCGAGAAGCCGCCGACCCTGGCCGAACTGCCCGCCTACATCAAGGCCAGCCAGAAGGAAGCCGAGGTGCAGCAGATCGCCGCCGCCGAAGACATGCTGGCGCAGCTGGAGAAGCTGCTCGCGTTGGGCGGTGAAGAAAGAAAACGCATGGCCGAACTGGCACACCGCGGCCCGCCGCTCTACACCGCCGAGAAGCACCTGGCCGAGCTCAAGGCTCAGTTCGGCAAGCTGCCGATGCCCGAACCCCAGTTGCTGGAAAAGCTGCGCGATCGCCAAGGCGCCGAGCGGCTGGGCTATTTGCAGTCGGCCCACATGCAGCCTCCGGCCTTCGCGCTCCAGGGAGAGGAGGGGGCCCGCCGACGGCAAGAGGTGCAATGGTTGGCAGAGCAAGGCCACCGCACGCTGCCGTGGATCGATCTCACCGGCGTCGACCTGTCGGGCCTCGACCTGCACGGCTTCGATTTTTCGGGCGCGTGGCTGGAGAGCGCGAACCTTCGCAAGGCCAACATATCGGGCTGCAAGTTTGCCGGCGCGGTACTCGCGCATGCCGACATGCAGGGCTGCATGGCCATCGGGGCCGACTTCACCGGCGCCAACCTGGGCCGCGCGCAGCTCGCAGGCGCTGTGTTCGACCGCTCCAACCTGGGCGGCGCCATGTTGATGCGCACGCCGCTTGCCGGCACGCAGATGCGGCGCACCAACCTGGCCGGCGCCAACCTGCTCGAAACAGAGTGGGGCGTTGCCGACTGGAGCGGCGCCCAGCTTGCAGGAAACGTCTTCTACAAGCTCGCGTTGCAGGGGCTCGACCTGCGCGAGGCCGACCTCAGCGGTGCCAATTTCATCGAGTGCGATCTGCGCGGCGTGGACCTTTCCGGCGCGCTGCTGCAGTCGACCACCTTCGTTACCTGTCAGCTGCAGGGCGCACGCATGGTTGCCGCCCGTGCCAAGGGAGCGGTGTTCGTGAAGAACACCGTGCTCGACGGGCTGGACGCGAGCGGCGCCGACCTGTCGAACGCGAACCTCGGCGAATGCAGTGCCATCGGCCTTCGCGCACCCAAGGCGCTGCTCGACGGCGCCAACCTGGGCATGGCCGACCTGCAAGGTGCCGACCTGCGGCTGGCATCCGCCAAGGGCGCGCTCTTTCGCAAGACGCGCTTCAGCCGTGCGCGGCTGGCCGGTGCCAATTTTCATGATGCCGTCTTCAGCTACGCCAACCTGATCGGTGCGGACCTGCGGCGCGCCAATCTCTTCGGCACCGACCTCACGCGGGTGGCGCTGAGCGGCGACACGCAGTTCGACGGCGCGTTGCTCACGCGCAGCCGCACCTGGCCGCGCCTGAATGCCGAGCAGCAGGCCTTGGCCGCGGCGCGCGATGCAGCGAGCCGTTCAGCGGGCAGTTCGACAGGAGATACGGCATGA
- a CDS encoding DUF4150 domain-containing protein, which produces MPVSIQVNGTTLSLVHKFSTGLTTATIPDVCKTPSPGGPVPVPYPNIANSITLSNGTSTVKGDKAMAANKGSKFALSNGDNAGVAGGVKSSTFMKEATWILYSFDVKMDGKNASRLGDKMFHNSENAANLSGCINPPIAVPDFEKILKDCMDKASDDWESANGPTDYKKFCASSSRRQARGEKIGQDASDCVAAAMAAQGRSNEVALDQSFRNVRGGGPGAIQAVGSPGQVVANTVRPDVVLHAPGPLSAVSAARAVYDFKAPCPRVPTARVGRATRAPTTWRPSEWWQNWCRRTMR; this is translated from the coding sequence ATGCCGGTCAGCATCCAGGTCAATGGAACGACGCTGTCGTTGGTGCACAAGTTCAGCACCGGCCTCACCACCGCCACCATTCCCGACGTGTGCAAGACGCCGAGCCCGGGTGGACCCGTGCCTGTGCCATACCCCAATATCGCGAACTCGATCACCCTCTCCAACGGCACAAGCACCGTCAAGGGGGACAAAGCCATGGCCGCAAACAAAGGGTCGAAGTTCGCGCTATCCAACGGGGATAACGCCGGCGTGGCGGGCGGGGTGAAGTCGAGCACCTTCATGAAGGAGGCGACATGGATCCTCTACTCCTTCGACGTCAAGATGGACGGAAAGAACGCCAGCCGCCTGGGCGACAAGATGTTCCACAACTCGGAAAATGCAGCCAACCTCTCGGGCTGCATCAATCCGCCGATCGCCGTGCCGGACTTCGAGAAGATACTCAAGGACTGCATGGACAAGGCCTCCGACGATTGGGAGAGTGCCAACGGGCCGACGGACTACAAGAAGTTCTGCGCATCTTCGAGCCGGCGGCAGGCGCGCGGCGAAAAGATCGGCCAGGACGCCTCCGATTGCGTGGCCGCCGCAATGGCGGCGCAAGGCCGATCGAATGAAGTGGCCCTCGACCAATCGTTCCGCAACGTGCGCGGGGGCGGGCCGGGCGCGATACAGGCAGTCGGTTCACCGGGTCAGGTGGTGGCCAATACGGTGCGGCCCGACGTCGTATTGCATGCGCCCGGGCCCTTGTCGGCTGTTTCGGCGGCCCGCGCCGTTTACGACTTCAAGGCACCTTGTCCCCGGGTTCCAACAGCCCGAGTTGGTCGGGCAACCAGGGCGCCGACTACCTGGCGACCTTCCGAGTGGTGGCAAAACTGGTGTCGCCGCACAATGCGCTGA
- a CDS encoding DUF2169 family type VI secretion system accessory protein, whose product MWQLDNRTPYAAERTWVRDRDGAEIWLVAVKCSFDISPDGETSVSPEQPPVAQAPVFIDEAAPQPSLLYEMDLVRTKLATDVVLIGHAHAPGGVPVTQLDVGLRVGPVAKRLRVTGDRVWLGGAPSEPEPFTAMPLVWERAYGGIDPWTRDAPLPQFDVRNPVGTGFVTEAAHAEGVRLPNIEYADQCVRTWSDRPEPAGFGPLCNHWQPRAGFAGTYDEAWQRDRLPLLPADFDDRHYQCAPGDQQAPHFLRGSEPVVLINLWPRGEVLRFELPRTVLALESSFADGSRRPHERPKLHTVIVEPGQSRISMVWHSPLPCHSLVNKLQKTRIVEKRLVRLGAGAQQEVRQNARDSMILPAQAGAEPGS is encoded by the coding sequence ATGTGGCAGCTGGACAACCGTACGCCCTACGCCGCCGAACGCACTTGGGTGCGCGACCGCGACGGCGCGGAGATCTGGCTCGTGGCGGTGAAGTGCAGCTTCGACATTTCGCCGGACGGCGAGACCAGCGTCTCGCCCGAGCAGCCGCCCGTGGCGCAGGCGCCGGTCTTCATCGACGAGGCCGCGCCCCAGCCGAGCCTGCTCTATGAGATGGACCTGGTGCGCACCAAGCTGGCGACCGACGTGGTGCTGATCGGTCACGCGCATGCGCCAGGCGGCGTGCCCGTGACGCAGCTCGACGTGGGCCTGCGCGTCGGCCCCGTCGCCAAGCGCCTGCGCGTGACCGGCGACCGCGTGTGGCTCGGCGGTGCGCCGTCGGAGCCGGAGCCTTTCACCGCCATGCCGTTGGTGTGGGAGAGGGCGTATGGCGGCATCGACCCGTGGACGCGCGATGCGCCATTGCCGCAGTTCGATGTGCGCAACCCCGTGGGCACGGGCTTTGTGACGGAGGCTGCGCATGCGGAAGGCGTACGGCTGCCGAACATCGAGTATGCGGACCAGTGCGTGCGGACGTGGAGTGACAGGCCTGAGCCCGCGGGTTTCGGGCCGCTGTGCAACCACTGGCAGCCGCGCGCGGGGTTTGCGGGGACGTATGACGAAGCGTGGCAGCGCGACCGGTTGCCATTGTTGCCGGCGGACTTTGATGACCGGCACTACCAGTGCGCGCCTGGGGATCAGCAGGCGCCGCATTTCTTGCGCGGGAGTGAGCCGGTGGTGCTGATCAACCTGTGGCCGCGCGGCGAGGTGCTGCGCTTCGAATTGCCACGGACGGTGCTGGCTCTTGAAAGCTCTTTTGCCGACGGCAGCCGGAGACCACATGAGCGGCCTAAGTTGCACACCGTGATCGTCGAGCCGGGTCAGTCCAGGATTTCAATGGTGTGGCACAGCCCACTGCCGTGCCATTCCCTGGTCAACAAGCTTCAGAAAACGCGCATTGTGGAAAAGAGGCTGGTGCGGCTCGGCGCCGGTGCGCAGCAAGAGGTGCGACAGAATGCACGCGATTCGATGATCTTGCCGGCGCAGGCTGGAGCGGAGCCCGGGTCATGA
- a CDS encoding beta-ketoacyl synthase N-terminal-like domain-containing protein, producing MSRGQPPLYLCAFGASTPIGRDMWASAAAARAGVCGFREHPFMVDTAGEPMRIAPAPWIDFEVEGVERYAELLLPAVDQAVAAWHGVPARIGLALALPPPRPGRTASLAGDLLARIANRYPGRFGAARTVEAGHAGGYVALGAAVADCAAGEIDACMVCAVDSYLQPETLDWIEGCDLLHGGGPENNAWGFVPGEAAGVMLVGGAEFLQRHRIEPMAAIEAVGIGYEDKVLGTDDPITGKGLSQALRGPLASLGAKPSSTTWCAT from the coding sequence ATGAGCCGCGGCCAACCGCCGCTGTATCTTTGTGCCTTCGGCGCGAGCACGCCGATCGGGCGGGACATGTGGGCGAGCGCCGCCGCAGCGCGCGCTGGTGTTTGCGGTTTCCGCGAACATCCGTTCATGGTAGATACGGCAGGCGAGCCGATGCGCATTGCGCCCGCGCCCTGGATCGACTTCGAGGTGGAAGGGGTGGAGCGCTACGCCGAGCTTTTGCTCCCCGCAGTGGACCAGGCGGTGGCTGCGTGGCACGGCGTCCCTGCGCGCATCGGCCTCGCGCTGGCGTTGCCGCCGCCGCGCCCGGGCCGGACGGCTTCGCTCGCGGGCGACCTGTTGGCCCGGATCGCGAACCGCTATCCGGGCCGCTTCGGCGCCGCGCGGACGGTTGAAGCGGGCCATGCGGGCGGGTACGTCGCGCTGGGCGCCGCTGTCGCCGATTGCGCCGCCGGGGAGATTGATGCATGCATGGTTTGCGCCGTCGATTCCTATCTGCAGCCAGAAACGCTGGACTGGATCGAGGGGTGCGACCTGCTGCATGGCGGCGGGCCGGAGAACAACGCATGGGGTTTTGTTCCGGGCGAGGCGGCAGGCGTGATGCTGGTGGGCGGCGCCGAGTTTCTGCAGCGGCACCGCATCGAACCCATGGCTGCCATCGAGGCCGTCGGCATCGGCTACGAAGACAAGGTGCTCGGCACCGACGATCCGATCACGGGCAAAGGGCTTTCGCAGGCGCTCAGGGGGCCCTTGGCCAGCTTGGGAGCGAAGCCTTCATCGACAACGTGGTGTGCGACATGA